The following proteins come from a genomic window of Natronosalvus vescus:
- a CDS encoding alpha-amylase family glycosyl hydrolase, whose product MHHPGPPRFAAVGETVELAPRTPDPAATYRWSLLEKPADSTLEAPVGPVGHVEPDAPGIYRFELEGPAGSASQRLRVFPDVRRQTTFELDRDELPEHDPEDVSIIGPFNDHLAGRDRPQLEDGTYVYDVDLPPGDHRHGFIRDEGSEGDVWTNRTVPGPGRPRIHLDGGVEDDAVVITAATEAGTDSDYGDDELAVEFYVDDRDTLSDTALEVEGTTARLSLTTLDAISEPVRVHAVAVGERHSVADCVAVGPDGAVDRVNDPPEWIRDAVVYEVFVRSFTDEATFESFERRVPYLESLGVDCLWLTPIIESPTTHGYHTTDYFDTASDLGSREAFESFVDRCHEAGIKVVFDLVINHTAREHAHFDLSAAGVEGYADWYVWESLAGSHLSEPDLEGGRDADGPPHRYLPDDGTEVAQYYFNWHGIPNVNYDSLSARAFMLEVIDEWADVVDGYRCDVAWGVPHGFWKEVSDRLNARDSEFLLLDETIPRDPAYAEAEFDVHYDTTLYWTLLEVGKGETPADAILEAVRTPAQEAFPDWSLHMRYIENHDEPRYLDVCGSDAQRAAAAAVLTLPGVPMIYYGQERGATDYRQPMPWEGDGESTAFHRRLVAARRTNPALSRGDLDDLTYDADTDAAVAFTRETDEQRLAVFLHFGDGTATVTVDSVLETTDLVTGEPVTLETDREGTTMRVDDVCVLEIAEPVEDARVSTETDSSSEAERT is encoded by the coding sequence ATGCACCATCCCGGGCCACCGCGGTTCGCTGCCGTCGGCGAGACGGTCGAACTCGCGCCTCGCACCCCAGATCCGGCGGCAACGTACCGGTGGTCTCTCCTCGAGAAACCGGCAGACAGCACACTCGAAGCGCCAGTGGGGCCGGTCGGGCACGTCGAACCCGACGCACCGGGCATCTATCGCTTCGAACTCGAGGGGCCGGCCGGATCCGCCTCCCAGCGCCTCCGCGTCTTCCCGGATGTCCGTCGACAGACGACATTCGAACTGGATCGCGACGAACTCCCGGAACACGACCCCGAGGACGTGTCGATCATCGGCCCGTTCAACGACCACCTCGCCGGCCGCGATCGACCACAACTCGAGGACGGAACCTACGTGTACGACGTCGACCTCCCACCCGGAGACCATCGCCACGGGTTCATCCGCGACGAGGGCAGCGAGGGCGACGTCTGGACGAACAGGACAGTTCCGGGACCTGGCCGACCGCGAATCCACCTCGATGGCGGCGTCGAGGACGACGCGGTCGTGATCACGGCAGCGACGGAGGCAGGTACCGATAGCGACTATGGCGACGACGAACTGGCCGTCGAGTTCTACGTCGACGACCGAGACACCCTCTCGGACACTGCACTCGAGGTCGAGGGAACGACCGCCAGGCTATCGCTCACGACGCTCGACGCCATCAGCGAGCCCGTTCGCGTACACGCCGTCGCCGTCGGCGAACGTCACAGCGTCGCCGACTGTGTGGCCGTCGGCCCCGACGGCGCGGTCGACCGAGTGAACGACCCGCCCGAGTGGATTCGAGACGCCGTCGTCTACGAGGTGTTCGTCCGCTCGTTCACCGACGAGGCGACGTTCGAGTCGTTCGAGCGACGCGTACCTTACCTTGAGTCACTCGGCGTCGACTGCCTCTGGCTGACGCCCATCATCGAGAGTCCGACGACCCACGGCTATCACACGACGGACTACTTCGATACCGCGTCGGATCTCGGCTCGCGAGAGGCGTTCGAGTCGTTCGTCGACCGCTGTCACGAGGCCGGCATCAAGGTCGTCTTCGACCTGGTGATCAACCACACCGCCCGCGAGCACGCCCACTTCGACCTGAGCGCGGCGGGCGTCGAGGGATACGCCGACTGGTACGTCTGGGAGTCGCTCGCGGGGAGCCACCTGAGTGAACCGGATCTCGAGGGTGGACGCGACGCGGACGGCCCGCCACACCGGTACCTCCCCGACGACGGGACGGAGGTCGCGCAGTATTACTTCAACTGGCACGGCATCCCGAACGTCAACTACGACTCGCTCTCGGCACGCGCGTTCATGCTCGAGGTCATCGACGAGTGGGCCGACGTCGTCGACGGCTACCGGTGTGACGTCGCCTGGGGCGTCCCACACGGCTTCTGGAAGGAAGTGTCCGACCGCCTCAACGCCCGAGACAGCGAGTTTCTCCTGCTCGACGAGACGATTCCACGCGACCCGGCTTACGCCGAAGCCGAGTTCGACGTCCACTACGACACGACGCTGTACTGGACACTGCTCGAGGTCGGCAAGGGAGAAACGCCGGCCGATGCGATCCTCGAAGCGGTACGCACGCCAGCGCAGGAGGCGTTTCCCGACTGGTCGCTCCACATGCGCTACATCGAGAACCACGACGAACCGCGCTATCTCGACGTCTGTGGTTCCGACGCCCAGCGGGCGGCCGCCGCGGCCGTGCTCACTCTCCCCGGGGTGCCAATGATCTACTACGGGCAAGAACGAGGCGCGACCGACTACCGCCAGCCGATGCCCTGGGAAGGGGACGGCGAATCGACGGCGTTTCACCGCCGTCTCGTCGCTGCGCGTCGCACCAACCCGGCGCTCTCCCGTGGCGACCTCGACGACCTCACGTACGACGCCGACACCGACGCCGCCGTTGCCTTCACACGGGAAACCGACGAGCAACGTCTCGCCGTCTTCCTTCACTTTGGTGACGGGACGGCGACCGTCACCGTCGACAGCGTGCTCGAGACGACTGATCTCGTCACTGGCGAACCGGTTACCCTCGAGACCGACCGTGAGGGGACAACGATGCGCGTCGACGACGTCTGCGTCCTCGAGATTGCCGAACCGGTCGAGGACGCACGCGTCTCGACGGAGACTGACAGTTCGAGCGAAGCCGAACGGACGTAA
- a CDS encoding extracellular solute-binding protein yields the protein MDRRTLVKYLAGASAAGALAGCISTEEPDDGNGNGNGNGDDGNGGSEDYEEDEDWPTVEPQEGVDGEADIYHSLSEGERDDFEGNIDSFNDSYEATIRPNEVAELEETITADIPAGEGPEIHLWAHDWVGRDYEAGFLSDQTDRLQIDLDEYFVPGAADSVQYDGAIVGLPHAAETVSLIYNKEYVDEAPETFEEMREIMDEHHDPGGEGTYGLSYPLDPYFYSSWVHGFGGYYYDDDSGELGLTNDESVEGFEFIKEELYDQYMAADWEYDAQAAVFMEGNAPFAFNGPWFVGDVDFEVGVAPWPEVDGHTPSPYTGIQVLYFTAEMEEDDDRADAATAFAEWYTTNTSIVSQMADQHGYIPVHNAFVQDDEEADELPENVQGFAQAVEQGVPMPTSPEMNQVWEPVEEEFIAVLNENKSAAEAMADAEERIRDAWD from the coding sequence ATGGATAGGAGAACGTTGGTGAAGTACCTGGCAGGCGCATCGGCGGCCGGTGCCCTCGCAGGATGTATCAGCACCGAAGAGCCCGACGACGGCAACGGCAACGGGAACGGGAACGGAGACGACGGGAACGGTGGCTCCGAAGACTACGAGGAGGACGAGGACTGGCCGACCGTCGAGCCCCAGGAAGGCGTCGACGGCGAGGCCGACATTTACCACTCCCTCTCGGAAGGTGAACGGGACGACTTCGAGGGGAACATCGACTCCTTTAACGACAGCTACGAAGCGACCATCCGACCGAACGAGGTCGCCGAGCTCGAGGAGACCATCACGGCCGACATCCCAGCGGGTGAAGGTCCGGAGATCCACCTGTGGGCACACGATTGGGTCGGCCGCGACTACGAGGCCGGCTTCCTCAGCGACCAGACCGATCGACTACAGATCGATCTCGACGAGTACTTCGTCCCAGGGGCAGCGGACTCTGTTCAGTACGATGGGGCGATCGTCGGACTCCCACACGCTGCCGAGACCGTCAGCCTGATCTACAACAAAGAGTACGTGGACGAAGCGCCGGAAACGTTCGAGGAGATGCGCGAGATCATGGACGAACACCACGACCCTGGCGGAGAGGGGACGTACGGGCTCTCGTACCCGCTCGACCCGTACTTCTACAGCTCGTGGGTGCACGGGTTCGGCGGCTACTACTACGACGACGACAGCGGCGAACTCGGCCTGACCAACGACGAGAGTGTCGAAGGCTTCGAGTTCATTAAGGAGGAGCTGTACGATCAGTACATGGCCGCTGACTGGGAGTACGACGCGCAGGCGGCGGTGTTCATGGAAGGGAACGCACCGTTCGCGTTCAACGGCCCGTGGTTCGTCGGTGACGTCGACTTCGAAGTCGGCGTGGCTCCGTGGCCCGAAGTCGATGGCCACACCCCGAGCCCGTACACCGGCATTCAGGTACTGTACTTCACGGCCGAAATGGAGGAAGATGACGACCGGGCGGACGCTGCAACCGCCTTCGCCGAGTGGTACACGACGAACACGTCGATCGTGTCCCAGATGGCCGATCAGCACGGCTACATCCCCGTTCACAATGCCTTCGTCCAGGACGACGAGGAGGCCGACGAACTGCCCGAGAACGTGCAGGGCTTCGCCCAGGCCGTCGAACAGGGTGTCCCGATGCCGACCAGTCCCGAGATGAACCAGGTCTGGGAGCCGGTCGAAGAGGAGTTCATCGCCGTTCTCAACGAGAACAAGTCGGCGGCTGAGGCAATGGCCGATGCCGAAGAGCGTATCCGAGACGCCTGGGACTGA
- a CDS encoding HPP family protein — MRRRVGTSLYAGLLFTVLGAVAWISGQPFIFPSLGPSAFILAFDRRSERTRTYRIVGSHLIGGVAGLLAFTLLANGVSITQTPPAYSPEGFWLTTSAVVSIVLTTWAMIATDTIHPPACATTLIVSLGLLSTPTQVAIIVVSIVILVEFHAAVLAVFKSFVDDEPPHY, encoded by the coding sequence ATGAGACGGCGCGTTGGCACCAGCCTGTATGCTGGGCTGTTGTTCACCGTCCTCGGGGCCGTCGCGTGGATCAGCGGCCAGCCGTTCATCTTCCCGAGTCTCGGCCCATCGGCGTTCATCCTCGCGTTCGACCGTCGCAGCGAGCGCACGCGGACGTACCGCATCGTCGGCAGTCACCTCATCGGTGGGGTCGCCGGATTGCTCGCGTTCACACTGCTCGCGAACGGCGTGTCGATCACGCAGACCCCACCAGCGTACTCGCCGGAGGGGTTCTGGCTCACTACGAGCGCCGTCGTCTCAATCGTGCTCACCACCTGGGCGATGATCGCGACCGATACGATTCATCCACCCGCCTGTGCTACGACACTGATCGTCTCGCTCGGCTTGCTCTCGACACCGACACAGGTCGCCATCATCGTCGTGAGTATCGTGATCCTCGTCGAGTTCCACGCGGCCGTCCTCGCCGTCTTCAAATCGTTCGTTGACGACGAGCCACCACACTACTGA
- a CDS encoding sugar ABC transporter permease, producing MLGDIVGKRIRNDLETALSKPAEFRAEVEYTIDGVRRGIIDPRDVAKTVLSTMAVLAFVFVLLLPVYWILIIALQGEGATLYSTDSAGLIPQEFNLEAFIWVIGDIAIPGAVVSISLPFIDTIYLSWPRIVFFDSSPYVDTTSDFPRYFRNSMVVGAATVIIALSVVVPASYALSRRKFVGRMKLLYGYILFTQVGGGLGIAALIALYTIFVSFGVANNRLILAIYYAAMAVPFNTWLLKTYMDSIPVSYEEAAIMDGASPFRVAWEVVLPLAKPGLATIFIFIFLTGWMEFIVAQLVLSPENYTLPVGLFMLVDTYSVPWGRFSAFALVYASPIVFIYLFAQRYIEAGLSFGGVEG from the coding sequence ATGTTAGGAGATATCGTCGGCAAGCGAATCCGCAACGACCTCGAGACAGCACTCAGCAAGCCCGCCGAGTTCCGTGCGGAAGTCGAGTACACGATCGACGGGGTGCGACGAGGGATCATCGATCCGAGAGACGTCGCCAAGACGGTACTCTCGACGATGGCCGTCCTGGCGTTCGTCTTCGTTCTCTTGCTCCCCGTTTACTGGATCCTGATCATCGCCCTGCAGGGCGAAGGAGCGACGCTGTACTCCACGGACAGTGCTGGACTCATCCCGCAGGAGTTCAACCTCGAGGCGTTCATCTGGGTGATCGGCGACATCGCCATCCCGGGTGCCGTCGTCAGCATCAGCCTGCCCTTCATCGACACGATCTACCTCTCGTGGCCGCGTATCGTGTTCTTCGACTCGAGCCCGTACGTCGACACGACGTCTGACTTCCCACGGTACTTCAGAAACAGCATGGTGGTCGGCGCGGCGACCGTCATCATCGCGCTGTCGGTCGTCGTTCCGGCGTCGTACGCACTCTCCCGACGCAAGTTCGTGGGACGGATGAAGCTGCTGTACGGGTACATCCTGTTCACACAGGTCGGTGGCGGCCTCGGAATCGCCGCACTCATCGCGCTGTACACGATCTTCGTCAGCTTCGGCGTCGCGAACAATCGGCTGATACTGGCGATCTACTACGCCGCGATGGCAGTCCCGTTCAACACCTGGCTGTTGAAGACGTACATGGACTCGATCCCGGTCTCCTACGAGGAGGCGGCGATCATGGACGGGGCTTCCCCGTTCCGCGTCGCCTGGGAGGTCGTCCTCCCGCTCGCGAAACCGGGCCTGGCGACGATCTTCATCTTCATCTTCCTCACCGGGTGGATGGAGTTCATCGTCGCCCAGCTGGTGTTGAGTCCCGAGAACTACACCCTGCCCGTCGGCCTGTTCATGCTGGTCGACACCTACTCGGTGCCGTGGGGTCGGTTCTCGGCGTTCGCGCTGGTGTACGCCTCGCCGATCGTCTTCATCTATCTCTTCGCCCAGCGCTACATCGAGGCCGGCCTCTCCTTCGGCGGCGTCGAAGGTTAA
- a CDS encoding glucan 1,4-alpha-glucosidase yields the protein MTLRAALDDFKRHQGSPTVFPGERRTTTGRFSGLSGRTVHVGRDGSLRDFSYPLTGCYGIDRSRFGVRLDGEITWLESVETTGQAYVGDTALIETTFAGDGFELERLDLTLENHHFTHVTVTEGRVDDLAVFVSFAPGGRDERIGQLVYDEPGVVEVYHRDEHDFLTSAPSFESVAGQLPERLHDVLDPEPAVYPNGDETGQYEDGRLGGYVLGFVPFDDGSATVLSSLEDRPDSAAVVDDLADTVVECSDAAALREAAPSISRSPADSAPDTVVEDLRVLGVLSSERGSRMAGPDFDPHYEYSGGYGYTWFRDDAEIARFLLESEPILDLDLETTHEQSAAFYADVQCDDGTWPHRVWPDDGTLAPGWANDRIGGSGVDYQADQTASVLSYLAGYAATSDDRANEVEPVIERALDGLDDTLAEDGLPITCQNAWENMAGRFTHTSATFLHAYSVVATAPVDTDLRDRSADHARAVYRGLDRLWDDDRGVFALREHTDADGTVRLDARLDSSTFALVDAHEAFAEIGTVDEQRRDRLRQHVDATLEGLFRETDAIAGLIRFEGDDWRTRTQSAEKVWTVSTAWGANAAVAAAQFFEDDDYFEAGRELLAELLPGGSLCLESGYLPEQVFDDGTPDSATPLGWPHAIRLATVAQLLEAGEYDAVSQVRAMSD from the coding sequence ATGACGCTGCGCGCTGCGCTCGATGATTTCAAACGACACCAGGGGTCGCCGACGGTCTTTCCAGGCGAACGCCGGACGACGACGGGGCGGTTTTCGGGACTCTCGGGCCGAACGGTACACGTCGGTCGCGACGGCTCCCTGCGGGACTTTTCCTACCCACTCACTGGTTGCTACGGGATCGACCGCTCCCGGTTTGGGGTTCGCCTCGATGGCGAGATTACCTGGCTCGAGTCCGTCGAGACGACTGGCCAGGCCTACGTCGGGGACACCGCCCTGATCGAGACGACGTTCGCCGGCGACGGGTTCGAACTCGAGCGCCTGGATCTGACGCTCGAGAATCACCACTTCACGCACGTGACCGTCACCGAGGGGAGGGTAGACGACCTGGCAGTCTTCGTCTCGTTCGCCCCCGGCGGTCGGGACGAACGGATCGGTCAACTCGTCTACGACGAGCCGGGCGTCGTCGAAGTGTACCACCGCGACGAACACGACTTTCTGACGAGTGCCCCCTCCTTCGAGAGCGTCGCGGGACAGCTTCCAGAACGCCTCCACGACGTACTCGACCCCGAGCCAGCGGTGTATCCGAACGGCGACGAAACGGGCCAGTACGAAGACGGTCGGCTCGGCGGCTACGTTCTCGGGTTCGTCCCGTTCGACGACGGAAGCGCGACCGTGCTCTCGTCGCTCGAGGATCGCCCCGATTCAGCTGCCGTCGTCGACGACCTCGCCGATACCGTCGTCGAGTGCAGCGATGCCGCCGCACTCCGTGAAGCCGCACCATCGATTTCGCGCTCCCCGGCCGACAGTGCGCCCGACACCGTCGTCGAGGATCTTCGCGTCCTGGGTGTTCTCTCGAGCGAACGCGGGAGCCGGATGGCCGGCCCCGACTTCGATCCTCACTACGAGTACTCCGGCGGCTACGGCTACACCTGGTTCCGCGACGACGCCGAAATCGCCCGATTCCTCCTCGAGAGCGAACCGATTCTCGACCTCGACCTCGAGACGACCCACGAGCAAAGCGCTGCCTTCTACGCCGACGTCCAGTGTGACGACGGCACCTGGCCACACCGCGTCTGGCCCGACGACGGAACGCTCGCACCGGGGTGGGCGAACGACCGGATCGGCGGCAGCGGGGTCGACTATCAGGCCGATCAGACCGCGAGCGTCCTCTCGTATCTGGCGGGCTACGCGGCCACCAGCGACGATCGGGCGAACGAGGTCGAACCCGTCATCGAGCGCGCTCTCGACGGTCTCGACGATACGCTGGCCGAGGACGGGCTCCCGATCACGTGCCAGAACGCCTGGGAGAACATGGCCGGGCGGTTTACCCACACTTCGGCGACGTTCTTACACGCCTACTCGGTCGTCGCGACCGCGCCGGTCGACACCGACCTTCGCGATCGAAGCGCCGACCACGCCCGGGCCGTCTATCGCGGTCTCGACCGTCTCTGGGACGACGACCGTGGGGTGTTCGCGCTCCGCGAACACACGGATGCTGACGGGACGGTGCGCCTCGATGCGCGCCTCGACTCGAGCACCTTCGCCCTCGTCGACGCACACGAGGCGTTCGCCGAGATCGGGACAGTCGACGAGCAACGGCGCGACCGCCTTCGCCAGCACGTCGACGCCACCCTCGAGGGACTCTTTCGGGAGACTGACGCGATCGCGGGCCTGATCCGGTTCGAGGGTGACGACTGGCGCACCCGTACACAGTCGGCGGAGAAAGTCTGGACGGTCTCGACGGCGTGGGGTGCCAACGCCGCGGTCGCCGCCGCGCAGTTCTTCGAGGACGACGACTACTTCGAGGCGGGTCGAGAACTCCTCGCGGAACTACTCCCCGGTGGCAGTCTGTGTCTCGAGTCGGGCTATCTCCCCGAGCAGGTATTCGACGACGGAACGCCAGACAGCGCGACGCCGCTCGGGTGGCCCCACGCGATTCGACTGGCGACGGTCGCGCAGTTACTCGAGGCCGGAGAGTACGATGCCGTCTCGCAGGTTCGAGCGATGTCCGACTGA
- a CDS encoding carbohydrate ABC transporter permease, which yields MSLSSAGERSRERYQEVVPTNVQAWIDRNGAALLVLPGLLLFSTFMFFPLLYTVYLSLTDATPMNVFAGDGLRGEEQFVYTDILGLQLPLGNYVEVLADPVFWNSIGVTWLFVGFSVLLKVAFGIALAMVLTSDRIRGKRYLRSIVIIPWALPPIFTITIWSGVFSSARFGLANQFLIWLGFEHQAFFQDRWLAFTTYLITEMWLAYPFMVIITVSALQAVPDELIDAAKVDGAGFFHRFLNVTAPAIKRPVMFASILTAAASFQQFLIPYVFNRGGPGRDNELIILYGYREAFSFNEYGAGAAIMLTAVVFIAIFMLIAVWKGNLAEGVNN from the coding sequence ATGAGTCTTTCTTCAGCCGGAGAACGGTCGCGTGAGCGCTACCAGGAGGTAGTGCCGACGAACGTGCAAGCGTGGATCGACCGCAACGGCGCTGCGTTACTGGTACTGCCGGGACTGTTGCTGTTCTCCACGTTCATGTTTTTCCCCCTGCTGTATACGGTCTACCTGTCGCTGACGGACGCGACTCCGATGAACGTCTTCGCCGGCGATGGACTCCGCGGGGAAGAACAGTTCGTGTACACTGACATCCTCGGACTGCAACTGCCGCTCGGGAACTACGTCGAGGTGCTCGCGGATCCGGTGTTCTGGAACTCGATTGGTGTGACCTGGCTGTTCGTCGGCTTCAGCGTCCTGTTGAAAGTCGCCTTTGGGATCGCACTCGCGATGGTGTTGACGAGCGACCGCATCCGTGGCAAGCGCTACTTGCGTTCGATCGTCATCATCCCGTGGGCGCTCCCGCCGATTTTCACCATCACGATCTGGAGCGGTGTCTTTAGCTCAGCGCGATTCGGGCTGGCGAACCAGTTTCTCATCTGGCTCGGCTTCGAACACCAGGCGTTCTTCCAGGATCGATGGCTGGCGTTTACGACGTACCTCATCACCGAAATGTGGCTCGCGTATCCGTTCATGGTCATCATCACGGTAAGCGCGCTCCAGGCCGTTCCGGACGAACTCATTGATGCCGCAAAAGTCGACGGTGCTGGGTTCTTCCACCGATTCCTGAACGTCACCGCGCCAGCGATCAAGCGACCGGTGATGTTCGCGTCGATCCTGACGGCCGCCGCGTCCTTCCAGCAGTTCCTCATCCCGTACGTGTTCAACCGTGGCGGGCCCGGACGTGACAACGAACTCATTATCCTCTATGGCTACCGCGAAGCGTTCAGCTTCAACGAGTACGGGGCCGGAGCGGCGATTATGCTCACAGCTGTCGTGTTCATCGCGATATTCATGCTGATCGCCGTCTGGAAGGGCAACCTCGCCGAGGGGGTGAACAACTAA
- a CDS encoding ABC transporter ATP-binding protein, producing MASLRVENLRKEFDRGTIVAVDDVNLEVEDGEFVTVVGPSGCGKTTTLRMIAGLEKPTQGSIYLGDEDVTKQSARDRDIAMVFQNYALYPHKTVFQNMEFGLRMSTNLSKAKRKEKVQWAAEMMGIEELLEQKPDELSGGQKQRVALGRAIVREPKLFLFDEPLSNLDAKLRTTMRAEIQRLQDELGITAVYVTHDQEEAMTMGDKIVILRDGELQQIGAPTEVYDKPANEFVGGFVGSPSMNFLELAARPSGNSIVLTDGEDFRYSLSQAYANDLDVADGQTVTMGIRPEDVYVADPGSDGIETAVDVLEPVGSDNYLYLEIQEGFIARVNADIKPNVGERIEITFDESKIRLFDVETGESLLHHSDQTITPPEA from the coding sequence ATGGCGAGTCTGAGAGTAGAGAATCTCCGAAAGGAGTTCGATCGCGGAACGATCGTCGCAGTCGACGACGTCAATCTCGAGGTCGAGGACGGCGAGTTCGTTACCGTCGTTGGGCCGTCGGGGTGTGGAAAAACGACGACCTTGCGGATGATCGCCGGTCTCGAAAAACCGACCCAGGGGTCGATCTACCTCGGCGACGAAGACGTGACCAAACAGAGCGCCCGGGATCGGGACATCGCAATGGTGTTCCAGAATTACGCGCTGTACCCGCACAAGACGGTCTTCCAGAACATGGAGTTCGGCCTCCGAATGAGTACGAACCTCTCCAAAGCGAAGCGAAAGGAGAAAGTGCAGTGGGCGGCCGAGATGATGGGCATCGAGGAACTGCTCGAGCAGAAACCCGACGAGCTGTCGGGCGGGCAGAAACAACGGGTTGCCCTCGGTCGGGCGATCGTTCGTGAACCCAAACTCTTCCTGTTCGACGAGCCACTGAGTAACCTCGACGCGAAGCTGCGGACGACGATGCGCGCCGAGATTCAGCGGCTCCAGGACGAACTCGGGATCACCGCCGTCTACGTGACCCACGACCAGGAGGAGGCGATGACGATGGGCGATAAAATCGTCATCCTGCGCGACGGCGAACTCCAACAGATCGGCGCGCCGACCGAGGTCTACGACAAGCCCGCGAACGAGTTCGTTGGCGGCTTCGTCGGCTCGCCGTCGATGAACTTCCTCGAGCTCGCTGCTCGACCATCGGGCAACTCGATCGTGCTGACCGACGGGGAGGACTTCCGGTACTCGCTTTCACAGGCGTACGCGAACGACCTCGACGTTGCGGACGGCCAGACGGTTACCATGGGCATTCGACCCGAGGACGTCTACGTGGCCGACCCCGGTTCCGACGGCATCGAAACGGCCGTGGACGTCCTCGAACCGGTCGGCAGCGACAACTACCTCTACCTCGAGATTCAGGAGGGGTTCATCGCTCGCGTCAACGCCGACATCAAACCGAACGTCGGCGAGCGGATCGAAATCACGTTCGACGAGTCGAAGATCCGGTTGTTCGACGTCGAAACAGGCGAATCGTTGCTCCACCACAGCGATCAGACGATCACGCCCCCGGAAGCGTAA
- a CDS encoding TrmB family transcriptional regulator has product MDDATLAAHLRQLGLSEKEVDTYLTILEHGEAKASTVADDAGVSKRYVYSVSEKLDERGFVDVIDHVVPTTIRANPPEEVVASLTNDLQSLEPELTTRYGNVTEQEREFEVIKTRTTIMKRITELLERANEEVTLSVPASLLEEIEDELRETVDRGVLVILLVSGNDTLPAERFEGIASVVRVWGENAPMIATTDRRLGLFAPGEMLLRSNSGKQGIAISQAQLVPIIVGSFFGNYWPMAEQVYVTEPSTLPQTYTDFRHAVLEATLHLEAGNEVAIRAEARPVRTDDYATIEGQLVGVRQSLLEPTRDTFAVENALIVEIPDDQETDENEDGGQIVTLGGEGAFVEDYETKSVTLESLD; this is encoded by the coding sequence ATGGACGACGCGACGTTAGCGGCTCATCTCCGACAACTCGGTCTCTCGGAGAAGGAAGTCGATACGTATCTCACTATTCTCGAACACGGGGAAGCCAAAGCGAGCACGGTCGCCGACGACGCCGGCGTCTCGAAACGCTACGTCTACAGCGTCAGCGAGAAGCTCGACGAGCGGGGATTCGTCGACGTCATCGATCACGTCGTACCGACGACGATCAGGGCGAACCCGCCCGAGGAGGTCGTCGCCTCGCTCACGAACGACCTGCAGTCACTCGAGCCGGAACTGACCACCCGGTACGGAAACGTCACCGAACAGGAACGGGAGTTCGAGGTCATCAAGACCCGCACCACGATCATGAAGCGAATCACCGAACTCCTCGAGCGGGCCAACGAGGAGGTGACGCTGTCGGTGCCGGCGTCGCTACTCGAGGAGATCGAAGACGAGCTACGCGAGACGGTCGACCGTGGGGTTCTCGTCATCTTGCTCGTCAGTGGCAACGATACGCTCCCTGCCGAACGATTCGAGGGCATAGCGAGCGTCGTTCGGGTCTGGGGAGAGAACGCGCCGATGATCGCCACCACGGATCGACGACTCGGCCTGTTCGCTCCTGGGGAGATGCTCCTCCGATCGAACTCCGGCAAGCAGGGGATCGCAATCTCGCAGGCCCAGCTCGTGCCGATCATCGTCGGCTCGTTCTTCGGGAACTACTGGCCGATGGCCGAGCAGGTGTACGTCACCGAACCGTCCACGCTCCCGCAGACCTACACCGACTTCCGCCACGCCGTGCTGGAGGCGACGCTCCACCTCGAGGCCGGTAACGAAGTGGCGATTCGGGCGGAGGCCCGGCCAGTTAGAACGGACGACTACGCAACCATCGAGGGGCAACTCGTCGGAGTGCGACAGAGTCTCCTCGAGCCGACGCGGGATACGTTCGCCGTCGAGAACGCGCTGATCGTCGAGATACCGGACGACCAGGAGACAGACGAGAACGAAGACGGTGGCCAGATCGTCACGCTGGGTGGCGAAGGCGCGTTCGTCGAGGATTACGAGACGAAGTCGGTCACGCTCGAGTCACTCGACTGA